The Flavobacterium faecale genome has a segment encoding these proteins:
- a CDS encoding BatD family protein — MKRLILVVFLISQAVMAQIQFEARVSKNTLGINERLRIDFYMNFDGDNFSEPNFDGFRVIAGPSQQVSQSWVNGRSSFEKMYSYYLVPNHKGNIVIKSATIEYDGKVYKTSNVKINVTDAVQQPQQGQQQQYGDPNQPAVSADNNIYLVADISNGNPYINEPITVVYKLYFSYNIGITNWRELNKPKYNDFWSQNIDIKKLVAEEGQFKGQKYRYVVLRKTVLYPQKSGKLDIEPLSLDIDVQLPTNRYDIYGRMQVTDGNKRVSAGSKTINVKALPEAGKPADFSGAVGKFDFKVTSSKTSLKNGESLDLLVSVSGKGNLKLFTLPKPVVPNALEMYDAVHTDNVETPLSGMTGSISDSYTIVPQYKGSYPVKPIQFSYFDLGSKSYKTISSPEIMIDVLEGPTDTRADSIGGNKQKVIAQSQFKYVKTKTELTAINEDNFLGSNLFYGLLFAPFLLLPIIILAKKKKEAIDSDVFGNRIKANNKLAKKYLSEAKKQLANKEPFYVALEKAMHNFLKAKLHIETSEMSKENIQELLLNKGAEPTVVADFINLTENCEFARYAPASSATIQEDFDKAVMIISVLEKQMSRKV; from the coding sequence ATGAAACGATTAATATTAGTAGTGTTTTTAATTTCGCAAGCAGTCATGGCACAAATTCAGTTTGAGGCTAGGGTAAGCAAAAACACGCTTGGAATAAACGAGAGACTGCGCATCGATTTCTACATGAATTTTGATGGTGATAATTTCAGCGAACCCAACTTTGATGGGTTTAGAGTTATTGCCGGCCCAAGCCAACAAGTGAGTCAGTCATGGGTAAATGGTCGAAGCTCTTTCGAAAAAATGTACTCTTATTATTTGGTTCCCAATCACAAGGGAAATATAGTTATCAAGTCGGCCACTATTGAGTACGATGGTAAAGTTTACAAAACATCCAATGTAAAAATTAATGTTACAGATGCTGTTCAACAACCACAGCAAGGGCAACAGCAACAATATGGCGACCCAAATCAACCAGCAGTCTCTGCAGACAATAACATCTATTTGGTAGCCGATATTTCAAACGGAAACCCATATATCAACGAACCCATTACGGTAGTTTACAAACTCTATTTCAGTTATAACATCGGAATAACAAATTGGAGAGAGTTGAACAAACCAAAATACAACGATTTTTGGAGTCAAAATATTGACATCAAAAAATTAGTAGCAGAAGAAGGACAGTTCAAAGGTCAAAAGTACCGCTACGTAGTATTGCGAAAAACTGTTCTATATCCTCAAAAATCAGGAAAACTAGATATCGAACCCCTATCCTTAGACATCGATGTACAGTTGCCAACCAATCGATATGATATTTATGGCCGCATGCAAGTTACTGATGGAAACAAACGCGTCTCTGCAGGTAGCAAAACTATCAATGTAAAGGCATTACCCGAAGCAGGAAAACCAGCTGACTTTTCAGGAGCTGTAGGTAAATTTGATTTCAAAGTAACCTCTTCTAAAACAAGTCTGAAAAACGGCGAAAGCTTAGATTTACTTGTAAGCGTATCCGGAAAAGGAAATTTAAAATTATTTACCTTACCAAAGCCAGTTGTACCTAACGCACTCGAAATGTACGATGCCGTACACACAGATAATGTAGAAACACCACTTTCAGGCATGACCGGTAGCATCTCTGACAGTTACACCATTGTACCACAATACAAAGGTAGTTATCCAGTCAAACCAATTCAGTTTAGCTATTTTGATTTGGGCTCCAAAAGCTACAAAACAATCAGTTCTCCCGAAATTATGATTGACGTCCTCGAAGGTCCAACAGACACTAGAGCAGATTCTATTGGTGGCAACAAACAAAAGGTAATTGCCCAAAGTCAGTTTAAGTATGTGAAAACAAAAACAGAGTTGACAGCAATAAACGAAGACAATTTCTTGGGATCTAATTTGTTCTACGGTCTTTTATTTGCGCCATTCCTATTGTTGCCAATCATTATCTTGGCCAAAAAGAAAAAAGAAGCCATTGACAGTGACGTTTTTGGAAACCGAATCAAAGCCAACAACAAACTGGCCAAGAAATATTTATCTGAAGCCAAAAAACAACTGGCCAACAAAGAACCGTTTTACGTGGCGCTAGAAAAAGCCATGCACAATTTCTTGAAAGCCAAATTGCATATCGAAACCTCCGAAATGAGTAAAGAAAATATTCAAGAACTGTTATTGAACAAAGGTGCCGAACCAACCGTTGTAGCCGACTTCATCAACCTGACCGAGAACTGCGAGTTTGCACGTTACGCACCAGCATCAAGCGCTACCATTCAGGAAGATTTTGACAAGGCGGTAATGATTATCTCCGTACTCGAAAAACAAATGAGCAGAAAAGTCTAA
- a CDS encoding tetratricopeptide repeat protein — protein MKNYLSLLLLFISQLFFAQSNFDKGNDLYQKGKYKEAAAAYESVLKGNQQSAELYYNLGNCYYKLNQVAPAIYNYEKALVLNPDDADITNNLKFAQKKTIDEIKVVPKVGFAKMLRDFTGIYHFNTWAWMGVSFAFFFLLCFLGYYFSQLTLTKRAFFYGMFVFLLCVVVSVAAALFEKSHFDNEKPAIIFADIAEVYSEPQKASTTTLVLHEGTKVYVLETVSNWKKIQLTDGTEGWLQSNNIKEVK, from the coding sequence ATGAAAAATTATTTATCCCTACTCCTCTTATTCATCAGTCAATTATTCTTTGCGCAAAGTAATTTCGACAAAGGCAATGACTTGTATCAAAAAGGAAAGTACAAAGAAGCCGCTGCCGCTTATGAAAGTGTTTTAAAAGGCAACCAACAATCGGCAGAACTGTATTATAACTTGGGAAATTGCTATTACAAATTGAACCAAGTAGCACCCGCGATTTACAATTACGAAAAAGCACTGGTACTCAATCCCGATGATGCCGATATTACCAATAACTTGAAATTTGCCCAAAAGAAAACCATTGACGAAATCAAAGTCGTTCCCAAAGTAGGTTTTGCCAAAATGCTACGTGATTTCACAGGTATTTACCATTTCAACACCTGGGCTTGGATGGGCGTGAGCTTTGCCTTCTTCTTTTTGTTGTGCTTTTTGGGCTACTATTTCTCCCAATTAACGCTTACCAAAAGAGCCTTTTTCTACGGAATGTTTGTTTTCTTACTCTGTGTTGTGGTCAGTGTGGCGGCAGCATTATTCGAAAAAAGTCATTTTGATAACGAAAAACCAGCCATCATTTTTGCCGACATTGCGGAGGTATACAGCGAACCACAAAAAGCAAGCACCACCACCCTCGTACTCCACGAAGGAACCAAAGTCTACGTCCTAGAAACCGTTTCCAACTGGAAAAAAATTCAGCTGACAGATGGCACCGAAGGTTGGCTACAAAGCAACAACATCAAAGAAGTAAAATAA